The genomic stretch ATTGGATGCTCGACACGCTGGTGAGGCACCCGCTGTGCCCGTACGAGCTGCGCGAGGACCTGACGAACAAGGTGACGCTGAACATGCTCTACTTCCTGTTCATCAACGGCATGGCCTCGCCGCCGAAAATGGCGCACCTCTCGACGAGAATACTGAACAACGCAATGGCCTCGCTCACGAAGGGCGAGCTTGAGCAGGCGCTCTTCCTGACGATGTACTTCGGAGCCACTGCCTTCAAGCGCGTGCAGTCGGTCTGCAACTTCTACGTGACCTCGGACCTGGACATGTTCACGAACTTCGACCACAAGAGGCACGACCACATGACGAGGCTGGCGACGGCGAACATAGTGCACAGCTTCCTCACGGCCTTCGTGCTGCTGGTCGAGGCGATCAACGAGCAGAGGGACCCCGAGGACGACGCATTCATAAGCAGCGGGCCGCTCTGGGACGCGAAGTTCCTGGACTTCTACAACATGGGCGTGTACCTCTACCTGGCGAAAAACAGGAGGCTGACGAAGGCGATGCTGCTGGGCATGCTTTCGCTGCCAGTGCAGGTGTCTACGGAGACGACGGCGCAGAGCATACCGAAGGCGCTCGACAAGCTGGGAATCTCGCAGTACCAGAGCGCGCCGATGCAGAACACGTACACCTCCTTCAAGACGTTCGGAAACAACTACGGCATGGAAAGCGGCGCGAGGAGGCTGCTGAGCAGCAAGTTGGCAGAGTACAGCGAGTCGGGTCTCCCGAAGCTGCGGGACACTCTGAGCCCAGTGAAGCAGGCTCAGCCCGGTCAAGGGTCAAGAGGAAGTCACACGGGCGCGGAAAGGCGGAGAACGAGGGACCTGAGCGAGGAGTACTGCGAGTTCTACTACATGAACTGCTCCAACAGGTACTTCGGAatgctgctgaacctgccGGTGGAGGCGCCGACGAGGTTCCTCTTCTCGCAGTACAGAGACTTCTCAAAGGTGTTCGCGGAGCTGGTGGTGAGTCCGACGAGAGAGTTCGAGGCGAAGCCGGGCTTCCACCTGCTCGACGAGTACCTGATGAACGTGTCATTCATGCGCTACAGGCTGGTATTCGGAGACCGCAGCCTCTACAGAGTCGGCTACACAAAGAGCAGGTCGTTCGAATGCGACTACAAGGAGTGCACGCGGGACCAGCTGTACATCGCGGAGCACGAGGTGTACCTGGTGACGGACGCGCTGCAGGTGGAGATGTACATAAGCAACTCCTTCATGTTCTGGAGGTTCAAGGGCAAGGTGATGTCGGTGGAGCGCACCGACGGGGGAAGGTCGCTGCCGTTCCTGTACATAACGGACAGGAGCGCGTCGGCGCCCTCCACGCCCAGGAAAACTGCAGCAGGCGGCAACGACAACACTTTACAAGTGGCAAAAACCGTACAACCGGCCAACACCGTACGAGCAGCAAGCAGAAACGAGAACAGCCTACAGGCCGCAAACACAAACACGGTACAACCGACAAACAGAGTACAAGTGGCCTTTGACATAACCATACCGGTAAACAGCTGCTTCGTGAAGGCGCACGAAGAGACGTTTGAGACAAAGAGCCTGGGGAACGGAAAAGTGGTGACGCCGCCAATCAGAACAGGGTTATCAGTGCACAACACAAGGCCGCTCTTCCCGAACGTGTCGCTAATCGACGTGAGCAAGAGCGCACTGGTGAAGCTGAACACGGACCTGCTGATGAACATGGAGCCGGACAACACGCTGCGGTTTGACCCGTGCCTGCCGTTTAGACTCTCATTCAAGTTCGAAAGAGGCTTCGACGAGGAAACGAGCGCAGGGTTCTACGTGGGACTGATCAGCAAGAGCGAGAAGCTGCTGTGGTACGCGAACGGAGACCTGCTGGTCTCGACGAATTTCCACGTGCCTGCGAAGCCGGGGGAGTACAGGAAGATCAAGTGCATGCCCTACGAGGAGAAGGACGTGATATCGATATCGTTCGACCCGATCAACTCGAGTCTGTACTTCACGAACAACGCGGCGACGCAGAAGCTTAACTTTTTCaactactattaccacaTAACGAACGTGCACACGAACTCGCTGATCAACAGCAACAAGGACTCGCAAAGAGGGCTGGGAGAGAATGGAGAGGATGAACTGACGGAAGACGACGACATCAGCCCCTTGAAGGAGGGAGGTGACTTGGgaaaggacctgaaggaagGGGAGACTATCGTGGGCAACTACAGCGACCTCAACTTCACGTGCGCAGACAGAAGAAGCCTGATCAACGCAATCATCTTCGACGACATGAACAAGATAAAGAAGTTCCTGGACTTCCCGTGCGAGCTCTTCGAAAACGGCTGCGACGACCACTTCGACGTGGAGGGAGACGActacttcctcttctcgcCCATCTACATCGTGGCGAACCTGGGAAAACTGCCgatgctgaagctgatagcGACGAACAAGAACATCAACTTCGACGTGAAGTCTGGGCCGTTCAAGACGACGCCGCTCATGGGAGCAGTGAAGGCAGGGCACTACAACGTGGTCTACTACCTTATCACAGTGCACTCGCTGGACATCAACAGCCTCGACTCGATCGGAAACAACTGCCTCTACTACGCAATAAGAGCCTCGAAGCGCTACGACAACGACATagtggagctgctgctcaaCTTCGGAGTGAAGGTGCAGCCCTCGGCGAACTCGTGCTCAGTGCTGGACTTCCTGGACACGATCCCGGGAGACACGGCGCTGCAGAAGAGGCTGATCGACGAGTACAAGCTGCAGAGCGTGTATACGAGCAGGCCCGGTTGGCCGCTGCTGCAGAACCTGCAAATTGTGATGTCGAGCAAGTTGCACGTGAAGTACAACATAAAGATAGACCCGCCGAGGCTGAGCCCAGTGGCGCAGGCGCCGACCGGCCAAGCGTCAAGAGGAAGTCACACAGGCGGGGAAAGGCAGAGAACGAGGGAGGATGAAGAGGGAGGAGACATCCTGGAGCTGATGGGGAACTATCTGGAGTCGTTCGGAGAGGAAGTGAAGGACAAGTTCAGCACGGCGGTGGACCTGGTGGCGGACAGCTTCCAAACAATAAGGTCGCCCTCACCAGCGCGCGCCTCGGAGCCGGAGGTGTTCGAGGAGGAGAGgatgaagaaaatggaCACGGAGTTCCAGAGCCtgctgaagacgctgaGCGAGCACTATAACTCGATCAACAGCAACCTCTCGTACACAAGGTCGCTGGACAGAGGACCGACCAGAGTGGCGCAGTACGTAAGAGAAAGCGTGGAACTGATAAGAAAACACGTGTATAAAATAGCCTCAGAGCTGGGACAGACGGGAGCACTGCCGAGAGTCCCGTCGACGGAAATGGAGCTGTCGGCGTCGGAGATGATCATGTACCACCTGACGAACCTGACGAAGGCGGTGGAGAGGTTCTCGAAGGAGGACAAGAAGCTTAAAAACTTCGTACTCCTGACAAATCAAATGGTGAAGACGGCGGCGACgacgaaggagaaggatGAGCTGCTGTGCAAGTACGTGAAGTACGAAAACGAGCTCGTGTCCTTCGGAGTGGCGCCGGAGGAGCTGAGGTTCTCAAGCAGGCTGGAGAAGAACGGGAAGATCCTGAAGGAAAACGGAATAATAGAGAGCTGCGCGCACAACAAGACGAACTACGTGTACGTCACGACGAACGAGAAGCTGATAAGCGGAAGGGGCGAGGTCAGGAAAGGGCCGCCGACGCTGACGAGGAGAATGAACCTGAGAGTGACGGGGTCTCTGTACACCTTCGACGCACTGCGGCAGGCGATGAACGAGTGCATCACCTTCGAGAGGGACCGGTGCCTGGTAAGTTTGGTCGACCTGCTGAGGAACAGCAACAAGAAGCTGGCGACGCTCTCGAAGATCCTGGTGCTCTCGAACGAGTGTTCGGACGTCCAGAAGTACCTGCCGCCCTCGGACTCGCAGCTGTGGTCGAGCGTGAGCGTGACGATCGAGCACATCTTCAACAACGTGTACGCGCTCAAGAAGGATATGCTGGGAATATTCGAGACGTACCCGCTCTCGCACATAGACCTGCAGCTTCTACACACAGTGCTCACGAAGTcgctggaggacctggacctgCTCAAAAATTTCGAGCCCCTGGAAAATACGTCGGTAGAATCTAGGCTGCTGGAGATTTTGGGCTTCCTGGGCATAGTGAACGCGGAAGTACAAAATTCGCTGAAAAAAACTAGGGATTTGAAGTCGAACGCGAGcaacataaattatacatttaattttacagacGAATACAGCAACAGAACGGAAAACGGCCAAAATAGCATGTCCATAAGAGCTCTGTCATCCCCACACCTAATTAACAGAGTAGACCCGAATAACCAGGATACACAACTAAACTCAGTGTCACGGTTATACCAGGAGATATTTAACAGCAGTATTAGCCAATCTGGCGGTAATGTGTTGATAGAAAGCCAGGGAAACAAGGAAGCAGCAAATAGCCAGCAGAACGCGAGAGCCTTAGGGACCCGGACCCAAAATGATAAAGGTCTGGAAGCCAATTTTGTTCCAAACGCTGATGGTCTTAGGAATGGTAGGAGTACTGGTGCTGATTACATATTTCACTGTGTATCGATAGTGCTGCTAGCCGACAGACTTAAGTACTACGACACAGTAGCGAcgatatttaaaaatgtgatTCCAGTGGTGTCGACGATCCTGAATCAGCCGAAGATAGAGTACAGGTCGCAGCTGTCGCTGATATCGCAGCCGCCAGAGTACTACTACGGCGAGGAGGAGTCGGTGAAGGACCAGAACAAGTACTCAGTGAGCCTGGGCCCGAGTATGCCAATACACTACAGCGtgtacctgaacaacaagCCGCTGATAAGAAAAACGACACTAAACGAGATGTACGACAAGATATACACGCTTAAGTCGCTGAGCGCAGAGAGGCCGTACTTCTCAATAAGAGTGGACCGAGGAATAGCACACACGACGCAGCTGCTCAAAAACTCGATGTGGTTCCAAAGCACAAGCCAGATACTTAACTGTAACCCGAACATACTGAGAGCGAAGAATAACCAGAGGCCGTTCATGGTGGTCTTCAAAGGAGAAGGCTCGACAGACTTCGGAGGGCCCTTCCAGGAGCTGCTCACGTGCATATCGAACGAGTTCATGTTCCCACTGGCGCCGGACAACGACTCGCAGACGGCAACGATAAGGTGCCAGAACACGATCAACAACTACGGAATGCACCAGGACACGGTGCTGCTGAAGTTCAGCCACTACCCGATACATAAGCTGTTCAGCAACGTAGAGGAGACTGAGACGACGGAccaggaagaggaggcgGGAGCCAGACCGTGGGAACAGTATTTGAACGAGCCAATAGATAACACGTGGGAAAGCTCGTCGTCGAGTTCGTACGAGAGCTCAAGAGGAAGTTCGGCAGAGAACGAAGGAGAAATCGCAAAGAAAAGTGAAAAAATTATGCACCCAGGTTCATCAGCAATTGAGAATGGCAAGGAAAGGTCTACTGAAAGTAGCAGAGGAGTGTGTGCGGTAAATTTCAGAGAGGCACTGGCACACAGTAACATAGGAGTGTTTGCAAGGACCAGGGAGGAGTCGGACGAGTGCTCAACGGTGGTCTCGGAGACGACGGACAAACTGTTCACAATGGGCTGCTGCGACCTGGGACTGTGCTGCTCAAGCGGATGCTGCTGCATCTTGCCCTCACAGGCACTGGAGGAGCCGCTGGACAGACTAGACCTGGGAACGTCGTGCAGGTGCGGAGCAAGCGAAATGTACTCGGAAGTGTGCAACCAGAAGATCCCAATGGAGCTGAGCATGTACGAGAGCCTGGGAAGACTCTGCGCAATGTGCGCGTGCATGATGAACCCAATGAACATCGCCATTAACCCGATCATCTggaagaagctgctctGCTAcgacctgaagctgatagacCTGCTCGACTGCGACAAGATCTCAGTGGACCTGCTGCACAGGCTCAAGTCGCTGAGCGCAACGGGAGTGGTGACtgaggaggacctggacggACTGGTCTTCAGCCTGGAAGGATGCGAGGGAGCAACAGTGGACCTGGTGGAGAACGGCTCGAACCTGCCAGTGCTCCCCTCGAACCTGGACAAGTACATAAAGCTGTCGACGCTGTTTAGACTCTCGGAAGGAGACCTGGGGTGCACGTTCCTAGCCAGAGGAATCAACTCAGTGATTCCAATAGGAAGGCTGCGGACGCTGCTCGACCACAGGTCGCTGGAGTTCGTGGTCTGCGGAGACTCGATAGTGGACCTGTCGGTGCTGAGGGCGCACACGGTCTCGTACTCGATCAACCTGAAGAGGGATCTGTTCGACGTGCTCGCACGCTTCAACAACGACATGCTGCAGCTGTTCCTGCGCTTCGTCTCGGGGAGGTCGCGGCTGCCGCACCCGAACTCGGACTGGTGCCTGCGCCTGGAGTACGACAACAAGGGAGTAAGTGATAGCTAGTGCCCATGTATCAGTTGCTGTTAGTTATGGCAGCTGTATTAGTTTAGCAGTTACTGTTAGTTATTGTTCCTCTATTTGTAGCGTATTGTTTAGCGTTGATTATGGTAATGGGATTGTATAATAGTTAATGTTAATTGTTACTGGGATGACATAAtagttaatattaatggtTACTGTAGCAATATCTATAACTACGTAGCGAGAATATTAATGTGACTTTAGGACGTGGGAGCCGACTCGAGACTGCCGACCTCAGCAACCTGCAGCTTCAGGCTGCTGATGCCCAAGTACTCATCACTGGACGTGATGCACAGGAGACTCATCTACGCAATCGAAAACTGTATTGCAATAGACCTGGACGCACACGTAATACACGACGAAATGCAACTGTCAATCaactaaataaacaatgtaAAGTATAAGTACACAAACCGTAATGTTATAAGTATTGCTTGGCTTGTGTGTGACTGTGGATCGATAGATGatgaatgtgtatgtgtgtatatgtgcGTAAACGGGTAGGAGTAGCGTACAAAATCAAAGGAAACCCTTGGGTTTCAACTTGCTCTTGCTGCGAGCGGCAGGAGAAGCTGTGATGTGTCGAccgaagatgaagaaggacCAGTCGCCGTAGTCTAAACGAAACACACTGGagttctttaaaataaacttgACCCTAGAAGTGGAATCGACGATGTCGAAGCCCtaaaaagaagatgaaaGGTAAATAGACAAAATAgtaagaaaaataaaaaaaagttaaaataaaaaatacgtTCTGAGTTTCACGAAGAATGACACCGACAGTGCCAACGTAACTGGCGCAGTTGGATCGGACGACCTCGACCAGAGAACCCTGAAGATCAAGCATGGCGACGAGTTTCGAGGCGTTTAGGTGAGTTTTGGGGGAGCCGAGAACCTTGCGAGCGTACTCGAGCCAGAGAGAGTTGAACTCGAGAGCATGCTCGTAGGGAACACGGCGAACGCGGAAAAGGCCGAGCCTCTTGGCAGTGGTGTTGCTAAGGCCGCTGAATTTGCTGCAAGGAACGCGGACGGTGTAGTCGACCTGGTTTACGTCGAGCAGAAGGCTGGTCTGCTCGGGTGGAGGGTTGTTCAAGTGCAAAACCTTGCCCTCGACGCGCGCCTTCCACAGACTGAGAAACTCGCCGGACCTCTTGGCCAAGAGAGTCAGGGCATCCGAGTGTTTGAGGGCCCTGGGAGGGTCGTAGAGGGGCTGGTAGAGAGACCGGTCCCCCTTGGACTGATCGGCGCTCCGAGCGTCAGACCCGGAGCCGCTGCTGCTCCGCTTCCTCTTAACcattataatttaaccattttaaaatttatagactgaaaaacaaacaaatattaatatatacagaGTGGACATGGAAGGCTGTGTAATGCCCACACACTGGAGTGGAAGTGAGATAATAAAGTACCAAAATAGACTAAAAGAGTAGCAAATTAAAGTTTACGAAGCACAGCGACTAC from Theileria orientalis strain Shintoku DNA, chromosome 1, complete genome encodes the following:
- a CDS encoding ribonuclease P subunit, translated to MVKRKRSSSGSGSDARSADQSKGDRSLYQPLYDPPRALKHSDALTLLAKRSGEFLSLWKARVEGKVLHLNNPPPEQTSLLLDVNQVDYTVRVPCSKFSGLSNTTAKRLGLFRVRRVPYEHALEFNSLWLEYARKVLGSPKTHLNASKLVAMLDLQGSLVEVVRSNCASYVGTVGVILRETQNGFDIVDSTSRVKFILKNSSVFRLDYGDWSFFIFGRHITASPAARSKSKLKPKGFL